A genomic segment from Thermoplasmataceae archaeon encodes:
- a CDS encoding ArsR family transcriptional regulator, which translates to MENELITSVDASDDITAILGSVRGKIVNELSLQERSMDELAEILSINKNAVKEHMGSLEMRGYVKSFFRGGKSGRPRKFYELTEKGMSLFPKKYITLATYLISEFETEVGTEKMNLILGRIADRMIRDAGMKIGDEPGKNREEKIRELNEFVSALNRLGYHARLEVTDDTVRIIRHNCIFYDLAKNNSKIICGTLGNQLINKSIDRKFTIVEKFTDGAKKCVVEIQI; encoded by the coding sequence ATGGAAAACGAGCTCATTACTAGTGTTGATGCAAGTGACGACATAACGGCGATACTTGGTTCGGTTAGAGGGAAAATAGTAAATGAACTGAGCCTACAGGAAAGAAGCATGGACGAACTTGCCGAAATCCTTTCCATCAACAAGAATGCGGTGAAAGAGCATATGGGTTCCCTTGAGATGAGAGGTTATGTCAAGTCGTTTTTCCGTGGCGGCAAATCCGGGAGACCGAGGAAATTTTACGAGCTTACGGAAAAGGGAATGTCTCTTTTTCCAAAAAAATACATCACGCTGGCAACATACCTGATATCAGAATTCGAGACAGAAGTTGGAACAGAAAAGATGAACCTTATACTTGGCAGGATAGCTGACAGGATGATCAGGGACGCTGGTATGAAAATCGGGGATGAACCTGGAAAAAACAGGGAAGAGAAAATAAGGGAACTTAACGAGTTCGTTTCTGCCCTGAACCGGCTTGGCTACCATGCCAGGCTTGAGGTTACCGATGATACCGTCAGGATCATTAGGCACAACTGTATCTTTTATGACCTTGCAAAGAACAATTCAAAGATAATCTGCGGAACTCTGGGCAACCAACTCATAAATAAGTCCATTGACAGAAAATTCACAATTGTTGAGAAATTCACTGATGGCGCGAAGAAATGCGTAGTTGAAATCCAGATCTGA
- the coaA gene encoding type I pantothenate kinase, whose protein sequence is MINTQESKLRSPYLSFDRAQWSQKRGNFSVSISDEEIRAVRSLNDKIARDEVVDFYFPISRLIDLYVKASVKLHEARNEFLSEDGLKVPYIVGVTGSVAVGKSTTSRILKLLLERLPWQPRVDLVTTDGFLYPNSVLERNGIMNRKGFPESYDIKQLINFLTSVKSGADKALVPVYSHLEYDILPGQYLKVERPDILIIEGLNILQVGEGVDHGMPKPVYVSDFLDFSIFVDAPEEWVREWFIERFLLLQQNAFVNPKSYFRKYRELSSEDAIRISSEIWDSINGLNYKENIMKTKWRAHLILEKGRDHSIQQILMRKI, encoded by the coding sequence ATGATTAACACCCAGGAAAGTAAATTGAGATCCCCTTACCTGTCATTTGACAGAGCCCAGTGGTCACAGAAGAGGGGAAACTTTTCCGTATCAATATCAGATGAAGAAATCAGGGCTGTCAGGTCCCTGAATGATAAGATTGCACGAGATGAGGTCGTAGATTTTTATTTCCCAATCTCCAGGCTCATTGACCTTTACGTTAAAGCTAGCGTGAAACTCCATGAGGCGAGAAACGAGTTTCTAAGTGAGGATGGGCTTAAGGTTCCGTATATTGTGGGCGTTACAGGTAGCGTTGCCGTGGGAAAGAGTACCACTTCCAGAATTCTTAAACTTCTGCTCGAGAGGCTCCCCTGGCAGCCAAGAGTTGACCTTGTAACTACTGATGGTTTTCTTTATCCGAACAGTGTTCTCGAGCGCAATGGCATAATGAACCGTAAGGGTTTTCCAGAAAGCTATGACATCAAACAGTTGATAAATTTCCTGACGAGTGTGAAGTCCGGCGCGGATAAGGCTCTGGTGCCTGTGTATTCGCATCTGGAGTATGATATTCTGCCGGGCCAGTATTTAAAAGTAGAGCGGCCGGACATACTTATCATTGAAGGGTTGAATATATTGCAGGTAGGTGAAGGCGTTGACCATGGAATGCCCAAGCCTGTCTATGTGTCCGATTTTCTGGATTTCTCTATTTTTGTCGATGCACCGGAGGAATGGGTAAGGGAGTGGTTCATCGAGCGATTCCTCCTATTGCAGCAAAATGCCTTCGTAAACCCCAAATCATATTTCAGAAAATACCGTGAACTTTCAAGTGAAGACGCAATAAGGATATCCTCCGAAATCTGGGATAGTATAAACGGGCTAAACTACAAGGAAAATATAATGAAAACTAAGTGGAGGGCCCACCTAATACTTGAGAAGGGAAGAGACCATTCCATACAGCAAATTCTAATGAGGAAAATATAG
- a CDS encoding MFS transporter translates to IGRKTLLTVSIIGFTIFSAAIGIIPPYSQIGIFSPILLYIVLFIVGFFAGAEYGGGAALALESVPENKREPVGAFMQSGYGTGYFLVVYVAILLSGYLGHSFVTIGWRYLFLTSLVPGALTFVIRAASKETKVFNKMKENREIENSPAVSMIKGSSVKLLYGLMITTGILFLNTATFSFYPILGSASSPYFLNIGSHLLDALLVINFVSLIGVWFGGYIARKQKSRRIPMLMFSIIFTVPSAAFVFFGFTSDWVVFTIVFSVQAFLEAMIFSTLPSFLSETFSKRYRSTAIGVVYNGGAIIGGTALLLLAAPASLVSLKLLWIVELYAASVLLISGLVLSRSYEKHMEGDMINQ, encoded by the coding sequence GAATTGGAAGAAAGACGCTTCTGACGGTTTCCATAATCGGGTTCACAATCTTTTCCGCTGCGATAGGAATTATACCTCCGTATTCGCAGATTGGCATATTCTCTCCCATACTACTGTACATAGTTCTTTTCATAGTGGGTTTCTTCGCCGGCGCAGAATATGGCGGCGGAGCGGCCTTAGCGCTGGAAAGCGTTCCAGAGAATAAGAGGGAACCGGTGGGGGCATTTATGCAGAGTGGCTACGGTACTGGCTATTTCCTAGTCGTATACGTGGCCATACTTCTCTCAGGTTACCTCGGGCACTCATTCGTGACCATAGGCTGGAGGTATCTGTTTCTCACGTCTCTCGTTCCAGGTGCGTTGACTTTCGTAATAAGGGCTGCTTCGAAGGAGACAAAGGTCTTCAATAAGATGAAGGAGAACAGGGAGATTGAGAATTCTCCAGCCGTTTCAATGATAAAAGGCTCTTCAGTGAAACTTCTCTACGGTCTCATGATCACCACTGGAATACTTTTCCTCAATACTGCCACATTCTCTTTCTACCCCATACTGGGTTCTGCATCCTCACCTTATTTCCTGAATATCGGATCACATCTGCTGGATGCGCTGCTTGTGATCAACTTTGTATCTCTGATTGGCGTGTGGTTCGGAGGATATATTGCGAGAAAACAGAAAAGTAGAAGGATTCCAATGCTCATGTTCTCCATAATCTTCACCGTGCCGTCTGCTGCCTTTGTATTCTTTGGATTCACTTCTGACTGGGTCGTGTTCACAATTGTTTTTTCAGTTCAGGCTTTTCTTGAAGCCATGATTTTCTCTACTCTGCCATCATTCCTGTCCGAGACTTTCAGCAAGAGGTATCGCTCGACTGCCATCGGCGTCGTATATAATGGGGGAGCAATAATCGGGGGGACGGCTCTGCTTCTTCTTGCTGCTCCAGCGAGCCTTGTAAGCCTGAAACTTCTATGGATTGTAGAACTTTATGCGGCGAGCGTCCTCTTGATTTCTGGCCTTGTGCTCAGCAGAAGTTACGAAAAACACATGGAAGGGGATATGATAAATCAATAA
- a CDS encoding MFS transporter codes for MENKSAGLTIFGLNRTEISQVLAAWGGWLLDGYVSIAYLVALADTGMSTAFFPASLHYLGFLLTIIPVTFSAIARSFGSTVLGNFLGDRIGRKTLLTVSIIGFTIFSAAIGIIPPYSQIGIFSPILLYIVL; via the coding sequence ATGGAAAACAAAAGTGCAGGATTGACTATATTCGGTCTGAACAGAACGGAGATTTCCCAGGTCCTTGCTGCCTGGGGAGGCTGGTTGCTTGACGGTTATGTATCCATAGCTTACCTAGTTGCCTTAGCTGATACGGGAATGAGTACAGCATTCTTCCCGGCCAGTCTTCATTATCTTGGGTTTCTTCTCACAATCATACCGGTAACGTTCAGCGCTATTGCCCGGTCTTTTGGTTCCACCGTCCTCGGTAATTTTCTTGGGGACAGGATTGGAAGAAAGACGCTTCTGACGGTTTCCATAATCGGGTTCACAATCTTTTCCGCTGCGATAGGAATTATACCTCCGTATTCGCAGATTGGCATATTCTCTCCCATACTACTGTACATAGTTCTTT
- a CDS encoding NAD-dependent epimerase/dehydratase family protein, producing the protein MAFKHILVTGACGQVGSELISYLSSRFGSNSIVASDVKKCVLPPGIAFADLDIMDRANMDSIIRENGIDTVFHLAAILSAVGEKNPGLAFSVNLQGTFNILESAHENGVERVMIPSTIGVFGPETPKDNVPTLTVIKPRTMYGITKYAIELLGNYYFEKFDLDVRGLRYPGLLSHKTAPTAGTTDYAVDVFYHAVTGKKYTCFLEGNTRLPMMYMPDAINSFMKLAEASRSKLRFSMDYNVSAYTFDPEGLFRLIRKYIPDLEVEYKPDFRQKIADSWPASLDSSDAVRDWGFSPEYDLERTVQDMIHNLKSRLEKDGHL; encoded by the coding sequence ATGGCGTTTAAGCATATTCTGGTAACAGGTGCATGCGGTCAGGTTGGCAGTGAACTGATATCCTATCTCTCTTCAAGATTCGGCAGTAATAGTATAGTGGCTTCAGATGTCAAAAAGTGCGTTCTCCCACCGGGGATTGCTTTTGCAGATTTGGATATAATGGACAGGGCAAATATGGATTCTATCATCAGAGAAAATGGAATTGACACGGTCTTTCATCTCGCTGCTATACTTTCTGCAGTCGGTGAGAAGAACCCTGGTCTGGCTTTCTCTGTGAACCTTCAGGGGACCTTCAACATCCTCGAAAGTGCCCATGAAAATGGTGTTGAAAGAGTTATGATACCGAGCACAATAGGTGTGTTTGGCCCAGAAACTCCCAAGGACAATGTGCCCACCCTTACCGTGATAAAACCAAGAACGATGTACGGCATAACAAAATATGCCATTGAGCTCCTTGGAAACTACTACTTCGAGAAATTCGATCTTGATGTAAGGGGCCTCAGGTACCCCGGACTCCTGAGTCACAAAACGGCTCCCACAGCAGGCACCACAGATTATGCCGTAGATGTTTTCTATCATGCCGTAACCGGGAAGAAATATACATGCTTCCTGGAGGGTAATACGAGACTTCCGATGATGTATATGCCGGACGCAATAAACTCATTTATGAAGCTTGCAGAGGCATCCAGATCTAAGCTGAGGTTTTCGATGGACTATAACGTATCTGCATATACATTCGATCCGGAAGGCCTGTTCAGACTTATCAGGAAGTATATTCCAGATCTTGAGGTCGAGTACAAGCCTGATTTCAGGCAAAAAATCGCGGATTCTTGGCCGGCAAGCCTGGACAGCAGTGACGCCGTCAGGGACTGGGGGTTCTCGCCAGAATATGATCTGGAGAGAACCGTCCAAGATATGATCCATAACCTGAAGTCAAGGCTGGAGAAAGACGGGCACCTCTAA